A single genomic interval of Oenanthe melanoleuca isolate GR-GAL-2019-014 chromosome 13, OMel1.0, whole genome shotgun sequence harbors:
- the SH3TC2 gene encoding SH3 domain and tetratricopeptide repeat-containing protein 2 isoform X5 yields the protein MDRLCPAAGTSSVPPATSWGTSHGHLWGREDPDRDPDTSAHPLCSPGEECESCWPRSPEIPPRWHRGQWWWDTSTAPGTQHQGMAPGMHLQGMASGKAEQSSPTPEAGHGSPDPSVALLALRDTFPAEISLSFSVESRSSRGRNSQLQEAARKKLWALESDDRSVCALFKELSARLVCMQAHEDRFLLTFKTLEEIWKFSTYLTLGYVGSCLEQLLFAQEFWLDCALVEDTELRVTMDEEHLATIYMDLLLQEGNFFSRAVPGAWKSEQEEEEGLQLCRNELIHVKSVGQDSRWEGVSLLTGQRGLVPLTALEPIAQPFYQWFLRNYAVSFGLSQEISGTSSQAIVKGRCIATKEHRGAAWDELSFSKGDPIEIIGFFIPGLPWFVGKSLSTGSIGFVPTQHVNPEACEPLGKGFVFLSEEEKSPVLQVPCNGDEQHFVTLLGDLAHTDITSVYRLAGFEPTAAFPQVPPEAALHGSKEMQVLQSWEEISDWAASSTSELSSPGSETAPATLEDVLLDKLDDLDYPKFFIDLNAGHMEDADVFDPMLTFLNQDSFVPSFQSFYDLSFSFLHSTFYGFSDEDELVLYLETSRNWAKRTHSVWAHVRLCFLLGKLCIKKVKLSQARVYFEEAMSVLDRGFGDLPLLAALHISLASIYLKQNMKHKFSSLLGKTVTLLVCLPGRSFSWENELELLVYVLRESIAVRNAPLEARTCFLIVRLLLQLGRTEEVLPFLEHLQCLSSTWLSPGSRAGPLDAAATLGYLYDKKCLPNVALACVRAFAPSSTKGTPTPLWRAGFILQNASKLVGKQLDRSSIPAVACLYLQQALQFCRAVPTQRTLCAVLSRLFLQHGRLDGAVCYAARAAGLARLMGEEETFESSLCLGWLHLLQQQPGPAGAVLRPLRRGLRGTASDSQAGALHNLLAMALGGQGRLQEAAENFLRALHKAKETGSGRNQAVALANLGQLSLSCGAAQLAELYLLWAVRLFAPLQGHLQLDTELAQVLLWLAQAMVDRQRMEDAKLCYELALGFALRWQNLRSQLHVTERLCHFYSRVCPDLQACITYHEHWASLARQLQDRELEGNARQALSQLYQALGTPEALRQSLDCTKQCLRIFIDLEEAARAAEAWLQAGKLYYLLQEDELVEMYFQASRLL from the exons ATGGAcaggctgtgtcctgctgcaggcacgAGCAGTGTCCCACCTGCCACCTCCTGGGGCACATCCCATGGACAcctctggggcagggaggatCCTGACAGGGATCCAGACACCTCTGCCCACCCCCTGTGTTCCCCAGGTGAGGAGTGTGAGTCCTGCTGGCCCCGCTCCCCCGAGATCCCACCCCGCTGGCACAGGGGACAATGGTGGTGGGACACGAGCACAGCACCAGGGACCCAGCACCAGGGAATGGCACCAGGGATGCATCTTCAGGGAATGGCATCAG ggaaggcagagcagagcagccccactCCCGAGGCAGGACATGGCTCCCCAGACCCCTCTGTGGCCCTGCTGGCTCTCAGGGACACCTTTCCAGCAG agatctctctctccttctccgTCGAGAGCCGCTCCTCGCGGGGCCgcaattcccagctccaggaagcTGCCAGGAAGAAGCTGTGGGCTCTGGAGAGCGATGACAGAAGTGTCTGTGCCCTGTTCAAG GAGCTGTCAGCCAGGCTGGTCTGCATGCAGGCACACGAGGATCGCTTCCTCCTCACCTTCAAAACCCTGGAGGAAATCTGGAAGTTTTCCACATATCTGACTTTAG GGTACGTGGggtcctgcctggagcagctgctctttgcCCAGGAGTTCTGGCTGGACTGTGCCCTGGTGGAGGACACTGAGCTCAGGGTCACCATGGATGAAGAGCACCTGGCCACCATCTACATGGATCTGCTCCTCCAGGAAG ggaattttttctccagggcagtgcctggtgCCTGGAagtcagagcaggaggaagaggagggtctgcagctctgcaggaacgAGCTGATTCATGTGAAGAGTGTGGGACAGGATTCCAGATGGGAAGGGGTGTCCCTGCTGACAGGGCAGCGAGGGTTGGTGCCCCTGACAGCTCTGGAGCCAATAGCTCAGCCATTCTACCA GTGGTTCCTGAGGAATTATGCTGTGAGCTTTGGGCTCTCCCAGGAGATCAGTGGGACGAGCTCTCAGGCCATTG TCAAAGGCAGGTGCATTGCCACCAaggagcacagaggagcagcGTGGGATGAGCTGAGCTTCTCCAAAGGAGATCCCATAGAAATCATCGGTTTCTTCATCCCTGGGCTGCCCTGGTTTGTGGGCAAATCcctcagcactggcagcattGGCTTTGTTCCCACCCAGCACGTGAACCCCGAGGCTTGTGAACCTCT GGGAAAGGGCTTTGTGTTTCTGAGTGAAGAGGAGAAGTCCCCAGTCCTGCAGGTGCCCTGCAATGGTGACGAGCAGCACTTTGTCACCCTGCTGGGGGACCTGGCACACACTGACATCACCTCTGTGTACAGGCTGG CTGGTTTTGAGCCCACAGCTGCATTCCCACAAGTGCCACCAG AGGCTGCTCTCCACGGCAGTAAAGAAATGCAGGTGCTCCAGTCTTGGGAGGAAATCAGTGactgggctgccagcagcacctcggAGCTGTCCAGCCCAGGCAGTGAGACAGCCCCTGCCACACTGGAAGATGTTCTCCTGGACAAGCTGGATGATTTGGATTATCCCAAATTCTTCATTGACCTCAACGCTGGACACATGGAGGATGCTGATGTCTTTGACCCCATGCTGACCTTCCTCAACCAAGACAGTTTCGTGCCCAGTTTTCAAAGCTTTTATGatctcagcttttcctttctccactCCACTTTTTACGGTTTCTCTGACGAGGATGAGCTGGTCCTGTACCTCGAGACTTCCCGGAACTGGGCCAAGAGGACTCACTCAGTTTGGGCTCACGTCAGGCTCTGTTTCCTCTTGGGAAAACTCTGCATCAAAAAGGTGAAGCTGTCCCAGGCCCGGGTGTACTTTGAGGAAGCCATGAGTGTCCTGGACAGGGGTTTTGGGGACCTGCCCCTGCTGGCAGCGCTGCACATCAGCCTCGCCTCCATCTACCTGAAGCAGAACATGAAGCACAAgttctcctccctgctggggaagACAGTGACCCTGCTGGTGTGCCTGCCTGGCCGCTCCTTCAGCTGGGAGAacgagctggagctgctggtgtaCGTGCTGAGGGAATCCATCGCTGTGCGCAACGCCCCGCTGGAGGCCCGGACCTGCTTCCTCATCGTCagactgctgctgcagctgggcaggactGAGGAGGTGCTGCCCTTTCTGGAGCATCTCCAGTGTCTCAGCAGCAcctggctcagcccaggcagCCGTGCTGGGCCGCTGGACGCCGCTGCCACCTTGGGCTACCTGTATGACAAGAAGTGCCTGCCCAACGTGGCGCTGGCCTGCGTCAGGGCCTTcgctcccagcagcaccaagggGACGCCCACACCCCTCTGGAGAGCTGGCTTCATCCTCCAGAACGCTTCCAAGCTCGTGGGGAAGCAGCTGGAcaggagcagcatcccagcagtgGCCTGTTTGTACCTGCAGCAAGCGCTGCAGTTCTGCAGGGCCGTGCCCACGCAGAGGACGCTGTGCGCCGTCCTGTccaggctgttcctgcagcacgggaggctggatggagctgttTGTTacgcagccagggctgcaggccTGGCCAGGCTGATGGGGGAGGAGGAGACCTTTGAGTCCTcgctgtgcctgggctggctgcacctcctgcagcagcagccgggccCGGCCGGCGCCGTGCTGCGGCCGCTGCGGCGCGGCCTGCGCGGCACGGCCAGCGACAGCCAGGCCGGGGCCCTGCACAACCTGCTGGCCATGGCCCTCGGCggccagggcaggctgcaggaggctgcagagaaCTTCCTGAGGGCCCTGCACAAGGCCAAGGAGACGGGCAGCGGGAGGAACCAGGCGGTGGCCCTGGCCAACCTGGGCCAGCTGAGCCTGTCGTGCGGGGCCGCCCAGCTGGCCGAGCTCTacctgctgtgggcagtgcgGCTCTTTGCCCCGCTCCAGGGCCACCTGCAGCTGGACAcggagctggcacaggtgctgctgtggctggcacAGGCCATGGTGGACAGGCAGAGGATGGAAGATGCCAAACTCTGCTATGAGCTGGCGCTGGGCTTCGCCCTGAGGTGGCAGAACCTGAGGA GTCAGCTGCACGTCACCGAGCGTCTGTGCCATTTCTACAGCAGAGTGTGCCCCGACCTGCAGGCCTGCATCACCTACCACGAGCACTGGGCATCCCTGGCACggcagctgcaggacagggagctggagggcAACGCCAGGCAGGCGCTCAGCCAGCTCTACCAGGCTTTGGGCACGCCTGA GGCTCTGAGACAATCCCTGGACTGCACCAAGCAGTGCCTGAGGATCTTCATCGACCTCGAGGAGGCTGCGAGGGCAGCAGAggcctggctgcaggcaggaaagcTCTACTACCTTCTACAGGAGGATGAGCTGGTGGAAATGTACTTCCAG GCATCCAGACTGCTCTGA